The following are encoded in a window of Lichenicola cladoniae genomic DNA:
- a CDS encoding YXWGXW repeat-containing protein, producing MTRSFWASVLLMALMTIATYRTAGAGALPDQSIGVSNFRGTGRLPLFVSRDWSKPQYDITRAVITIHGEQRDADTTDSIAQAGLAKAGPAGLGTLLVTPLFPDDDDRPAADTLRWHHNEWMDGQMASAPAALSSFDAMDAIIARLSDHSLFPALKTIVLVGHSGGGQFVQRYAVLTHGEARAAQAGIAMRYVIANPSSYAYFSPDRPTEAGGFTPYPLDQCHRFNRWKYGLEDLPIYGGDARPSELERDYVQRDIEYLLGTLDTDPDRTAIDKSCGAEAQGPNRYERGHDYFRYLQARHPSDLRQQLHDVPGVGHDTSGMLTSDCALAAIYDAPLCGRRPAATAVVTTAPPVTVHGGSEPAAHPQPVTVTPGLRIHHHPRPLPRPRTERRRAAPASGYAWQPGGWNWNGYDYVWLPGRWVQKRAVSRHVARPIYEPPHWQYDGDDWIWVPAHWE from the coding sequence ATGACACGCAGCTTCTGGGCCAGCGTCCTGCTGATGGCCCTGATGACCATCGCCACGTACCGGACCGCCGGAGCCGGCGCACTTCCCGATCAAAGCATCGGCGTCAGCAATTTCCGCGGGACCGGCCGGCTACCGCTGTTCGTCTCGCGCGACTGGTCGAAGCCCCAGTACGACATCACCCGGGCGGTCATCACCATCCATGGCGAGCAGCGGGACGCCGACACCACCGACAGCATTGCGCAGGCCGGCCTCGCAAAGGCGGGGCCTGCCGGGCTCGGCACGCTGCTGGTCACGCCGCTGTTCCCGGACGATGACGACCGGCCCGCGGCGGACACGCTGCGCTGGCACCACAACGAGTGGATGGACGGACAGATGGCGTCGGCTCCGGCGGCGCTGAGCTCGTTCGACGCGATGGATGCGATCATCGCCCGGCTGTCCGACCACAGCCTGTTCCCGGCGCTGAAGACGATCGTGCTGGTCGGTCACTCCGGCGGTGGCCAGTTCGTGCAGCGCTACGCGGTACTGACGCACGGCGAGGCACGCGCGGCACAGGCAGGCATCGCCATGCGCTACGTGATCGCCAACCCGTCCTCCTATGCCTATTTCAGCCCGGACCGGCCGACCGAGGCAGGCGGGTTCACGCCCTACCCGCTCGACCAGTGCCACCGGTTCAATCGCTGGAAATACGGGCTCGAGGACCTGCCGATCTACGGCGGCGATGCGCGGCCCAGCGAGCTCGAGCGCGACTACGTCCAGCGCGACATCGAGTATCTACTGGGCACGCTCGATACCGATCCGGACAGGACCGCCATCGACAAATCCTGTGGCGCCGAGGCGCAGGGACCGAACCGGTATGAGCGCGGCCACGACTACTTCCGGTATCTCCAGGCCCGCCACCCGAGCGATCTCCGGCAGCAGCTGCACGACGTGCCGGGCGTCGGCCACGACACCAGCGGCATGCTAACGTCGGACTGCGCGCTCGCCGCGATCTACGACGCCCCGCTCTGTGGCCGCAGGCCGGCGGCGACGGCGGTCGTGACGACGGCGCCACCCGTCACGGTCCATGGCGGATCCGAGCCTGCGGCGCACCCGCAACCGGTCACGGTGACACCGGGATTGCGGATCCACCACCATCCACGCCCGCTACCCCGGCCGCGCACCGAGCGGCGCAGGGCCGCGCCCGCGTCCGGCTATGCCTGGCAGCCCGGCGGCTGGAACTGGAACGGCTACGACTATGTCTGGCTTCCCGGCCGGTGGGTGCAGAAGCGTGCGGTCTCCCGTCACGTCGCACGGCCGATCTACGAGCCGCCACACTGGCAGTATGATGGTGACGACTGGATCTGGGTGCCGGCCCATTGGGAATGA
- a CDS encoding sensor histidine kinase: MRRYLPEMFSTAAFRLALGSSVILAGVTVLQFSLIYWRTTAYEVERADRLLDREAALMAAQTPADLREQMRLWQTNDLRLLITAAGLFDADRKAIAGNLTTWPETLPVDGGIREITVHPSDQGERLIRAEALPVPGGRILVIGRGLRDLQQIRSIVLQALETCLIPALAFSLLAGIWLSRRGLVRVGRMQLAIDRIMEGGLHERLPVRTGPGRDEMERLAVSVNRMLDRLERLLDEIKGVGDDIAHDLRTPLARVRAGLDRTRLRPQQPRELEAGIDRAIIDLDQCFAIITALLRIGEIDNGRRRGGFVPLDLHQIAIDIVELYEPLAEAAGNRLVLEPGDSVPLVGDRDLLIELAANLVDNAIKFTPSGGTVSVSTHSGRDGPVLRVADTGVGIAEKEQQAVLARFYRSDKSRHIPGSGLGLSLVAAIVRLHSARILVSDATRGGDCAGAVFEVIFPRLAADVPI, from the coding sequence ATGCGCCGATACCTGCCAGAAATGTTCTCGACCGCGGCGTTCCGGCTGGCGCTGGGATCATCGGTCATCCTGGCCGGCGTGACCGTGCTGCAGTTCTCGCTGATCTACTGGCGCACCACGGCCTACGAGGTGGAGCGCGCGGATCGGTTGCTGGACCGCGAGGCGGCCCTGATGGCGGCGCAGACCCCCGCAGACCTGCGGGAGCAGATGCGGCTCTGGCAGACCAACGACCTGCGCCTGCTGATCACCGCGGCTGGGCTGTTCGATGCCGACCGGAAGGCGATCGCCGGCAACCTGACCACCTGGCCCGAGACATTGCCGGTCGATGGCGGCATCCGCGAGATCACCGTGCATCCGAGCGACCAGGGCGAGCGCCTGATCCGTGCGGAGGCGCTGCCTGTGCCGGGCGGGCGGATACTGGTCATCGGCCGGGGCTTGCGCGACCTGCAGCAGATCCGCAGCATCGTCCTGCAGGCGCTCGAAACGTGCCTGATCCCGGCACTCGCCTTCTCGCTGCTGGCCGGCATCTGGCTCAGCCGCCGCGGCCTGGTCAGGGTCGGGCGGATGCAGCTGGCGATCGACCGGATCATGGAAGGTGGGCTGCACGAGCGGCTGCCGGTCCGGACCGGGCCCGGCCGCGACGAGATGGAGCGGCTTGCGGTCAGCGTGAACCGCATGTTGGACCGGCTCGAGCGGCTGCTCGACGAGATCAAGGGCGTCGGCGACGACATCGCGCACGACCTCCGCACCCCGCTCGCCCGGGTGCGGGCCGGGCTGGACCGCACGCGCCTGCGGCCGCAGCAGCCGCGTGAGCTGGAGGCCGGGATCGACCGCGCGATCATCGACCTCGACCAGTGTTTTGCGATCATCACCGCGCTCCTGCGGATAGGCGAGATCGATAACGGGCGGCGGCGCGGCGGCTTCGTGCCGCTCGACCTGCACCAGATCGCGATCGACATCGTCGAACTCTACGAGCCGCTGGCGGAGGCGGCCGGAAACCGCCTGGTGCTCGAGCCGGGAGACAGCGTGCCGCTGGTCGGCGATCGCGACCTGCTGATCGAGCTGGCCGCCAACCTGGTCGACAATGCCATCAAGTTCACCCCGTCCGGCGGCACGGTCAGCGTGTCCACCCATTCGGGACGCGATGGGCCGGTGCTTCGGGTGGCCGACACCGGCGTCGGGATCGCCGAGAAGGAGCAGCAGGCTGTGCTCGCGCGGTTCTACCGGTCCGACAAGAGCAGGCACATTCCCGGCAGCGGCCTCGGCCTCAGCCTGGTTGCTGCCATCGTCAGGCTGCATTCGGCGCGGATCCTCGTCTCGGATGCCACGCGGGGCGGCGACTGCGCCGGCGCCGTGTTCGAAGTGATATTCCCCCGCCTGGCCGCCGACGTGCCCATATAG
- a CDS encoding response regulator transcription factor — protein MTSSSDRPIEDPFASQPPAAPGRRVLLVEDDARIAQDVTEELSLRGFTVVHAATGSAGLELALSGCFDVLVLDRLLPELDGLAVLERLRAASVNTPVLVLSALSAVDDRVGGLKAGGDDYLTKPFAMEELAARLDALLRRPADNPSTRETVLRAGPIEMDLIERSVRRAHRTVDLLPREFRLLEYMVRRPNQVLTRDMLLEDVWHYRFIPQTNLVDVHIGKLRRKIDPPDEIPLIQSIRGAGFMLRVEVD, from the coding sequence ATGACGTCTTCATCCGACCGCCCGATCGAGGACCCTTTTGCAAGCCAGCCGCCAGCGGCGCCTGGGCGCCGGGTGCTGCTGGTCGAGGACGATGCCCGCATCGCGCAGGACGTTACCGAGGAACTGTCGCTTCGTGGGTTCACCGTCGTCCATGCCGCAACCGGCTCCGCTGGCCTGGAGCTGGCATTGAGCGGGTGCTTCGATGTCCTGGTGCTGGACCGGCTGTTGCCGGAACTGGATGGGCTGGCGGTGCTGGAGCGTCTTCGCGCGGCCTCGGTCAACACGCCGGTGCTGGTGCTGAGCGCGCTGTCCGCGGTCGACGACCGGGTCGGCGGATTGAAGGCCGGCGGCGACGACTACCTGACCAAGCCGTTCGCGATGGAGGAACTCGCGGCCCGGCTCGATGCCTTGCTGCGCCGTCCCGCGGACAATCCCAGCACGCGCGAGACCGTCCTCCGCGCCGGGCCAATCGAGATGGACCTGATCGAGCGCAGCGTCAGGCGCGCACACCGCACGGTCGATCTGCTGCCTCGCGAATTCCGGCTGCTGGAATACATGGTCCGCCGGCCGAACCAGGTGCTGACCCGCGACATGCTGCTGGAGGATGTCTGGCACTACCGCTTCATCCCGCAGACCAACCTGGTCGACGTGCATATCGGCAAGCTGCGCCGCAAGATCGACCCGCCGGACGAGATCCCGCTGATCCAGAGCATCCGCGGCGCCGGGTTCATGCTTCGGGTCGAGGTCGACTGA
- a CDS encoding DNA recombination protein RmuC, whose translation MSFDLLGLLAATGAIASLIVSLLVLRLLLLSAGREDDTLHRFERLEREIADRLGRIRLEMEERLGGLTTTIAREQGEARLAMSASLREMADQSALRLSMIQASVNEQLHAAVEKQMQTSFQRVLEQFASVQKAMGEVSAMTAQIGDLKRLFSNVKTRGGWGEAQLRAILDDVLPPGAYETNRKLSDTSSEVVEFAIRMPMRGGKPPLLAIDSKFPTEAYERLLAAVDAVDPDGERSARRTLEALIRLEARKIAAKYILPPVTVEFAVLYLPTDGLYAEVARVPGLIDEVGRTCRVLIMGPSLIPALLRTIHLGYVTLALEEKAESIGHLLGATRQEMIRMDQVLERLGRNASSMANVIEEARRRTRVVGRKLREVEALDSEAASALLELDEHETTALPID comes from the coding sequence ATGTCGTTCGATCTTCTCGGCCTGCTGGCCGCCACCGGCGCGATCGCGTCGCTCATCGTCTCCCTCCTGGTCCTGCGCCTGCTGCTCCTGTCGGCCGGACGCGAGGACGACACGCTGCACCGGTTCGAGCGGCTGGAACGCGAGATCGCCGACCGGCTCGGTCGGATCCGGCTGGAGATGGAGGAGCGCCTCGGCGGCCTCACCACCACCATCGCCCGCGAGCAGGGCGAGGCAAGGCTGGCGATGTCGGCATCGCTGCGGGAGATGGCGGATCAGAGCGCCCTGCGCCTCTCGATGATCCAGGCCTCGGTGAACGAGCAGCTGCATGCCGCCGTCGAGAAGCAGATGCAGACCAGTTTCCAGCGCGTGCTCGAGCAGTTCGCCTCGGTGCAGAAGGCGATGGGCGAGGTGTCGGCGATGACCGCGCAGATCGGCGATCTCAAGCGGCTGTTCAGCAACGTGAAAACCCGTGGCGGCTGGGGCGAGGCGCAGCTCCGGGCGATCCTCGACGACGTGCTGCCACCGGGGGCGTACGAGACCAACCGCAAGCTCAGCGACACCAGCTCGGAGGTGGTCGAGTTCGCGATCCGCATGCCGATGCGTGGCGGCAAGCCCCCGTTGCTGGCGATCGATTCCAAGTTCCCGACCGAGGCGTACGAACGGTTGCTGGCCGCGGTCGATGCGGTCGATCCCGACGGCGAACGCTCTGCCAGGCGCACGCTGGAGGCCCTGATCAGGCTGGAGGCGCGCAAGATCGCCGCCAAATACATCCTGCCGCCGGTGACGGTGGAGTTCGCGGTGCTCTATCTGCCGACCGACGGGCTGTACGCGGAAGTGGCGCGGGTGCCCGGCCTGATCGACGAGGTCGGACGTACGTGTCGGGTCCTGATCATGGGGCCGAGCCTGATCCCGGCGCTGCTGCGCACCATCCACCTCGGCTACGTGACGCTGGCGCTGGAAGAGAAGGCGGAATCCATCGGCCACCTGCTCGGTGCCACGCGCCAGGAAATGATCCGCATGGACCAGGTGCTGGAGCGGCTGGGTCGCAACGCCTCGTCGATGGCCAACGTGATCGAGGAGGCGCGTCGCCGTACCCGCGTGGTCGGGCGCAAGCTGCGGGAGGTCGAGGCGCTGGACTCCGAGGCCGCGTCCGCGCTGCTGGAGCTCGACGAGCATGAAACGACCGCGCTGCCGATCGACTGA